The DNA segment TGACGTGGATGCTCTTCGTCATGTGCGCCCCCTAGGCCCGGGCCTCGTCCGTGGGCCGCGTGCGGCCGCCTCCGCGAGCCCTCGCTTTCGCCTCCGCCATCAGATCCTCGACGTCCTCGTGCTTCATCGCGACGCGCGCGAGCACCATGTCGACGAAGTGGTAGGCCGAGGTGGCCACCTCCACGAGGAGCGGCCGCAGATGCTTGGTCATCAGCACGGTGCTCGCGCCCGCGCCGTAGCCCATGAGAAAGGAGGGAAGGTCGAACTTCATGAAGGTGTCTCCAGGGAAGAGGTTGTGTCAGTCATCCGCCGCGCCCGGTGCACCACCTGCGCGCCCCACGCGGGCGTCGCGCCCACCAGGGCCGGTAGGAACAGTCCCGCGGCCAGCCCGCCGAACGTCAGCGGCGTGGGCGCTGGAAGGCGCAACACCCGCCGCAGCGGAGGGAGGGTGAGCGCCGCCGTGTGCAGGGCCGTGGCACCGCCGACGAAGGCGTACATGCGCCACTCGCCGTCCGCGGGGACATGCCGCCGCGCCTCCCGGGGCGCGCGGCACACGGCCGAATAGCCGAGCTGCACCGCGGTGAGCATCCCGAACGCCAGCGGAGGGCCTCCCAGTGCCATCCCCAGGGCTCCGAAGCCCGCCATCAGCGCGCCGTCCCGCGCCACCCGGCGCACCGCCCGTCTCGTGAGCAGCGGCATCCCCGGTGGCGCCGGAGGCCGGTCGAGGATGGCCGGGTCTCCGGGCTCCAGCGCCAGGGCGATTCCCGGCAGCGTGTCCGTGAGGAGGTTGATCCACAGCAACTGCAGCGGCGAGAGAGGCTCCCGCACCCCCAGCAGGCTCGCGCCCAACACCAGCGTCATCTCCGAGAGGTTGGTCGCGAAGAGGAAGCGCAGCGCCCGGCGCAGGTTGTCCTGGACGATGCGGCCTTCGCCCACCGCGGACATGATGCTGCGCAGGTCCTCGCTGGACATCACCACGTCCGCCACCGCGCGCGCCATGTCGCTGGAGCGCACGCCCACCGCCACACCCACGTCCGCGGCCCGGAGCGCCGGGGCGTCGTTGATGCCGTCTCCCGCCATGGCGACGATGGCTCCCTGCGCGCGCAGGGCCTTCACCAGCTTCCGCTTGTCCTCCGGTGTCACGCGCGCCAGCACCGAGGTGCGGGCGAGCCCGTCCGCAAGCGCCTCGCCCGACAGCTCGAGCAACTCCGCCAGCTCATGCGGGGTGAGGGTGTCCCCCTCCAATCCCACCTGCCGGGCGACGGCCTCGGCCGTGCGGGGCTGGTCTCCCGTCAACACCACCGTGCGGATGCCCGCGCCTCGCGCCTGGCGCACCGACTCCGCCGCGCCCTCGCGGAGCGGGTCCCTCAGCCCCACGAAGCCGATGAAGGTGTACCCCTCCGTCGGCGCGGGGTCTTCGTCCCCGGCGAGCCGCCGCCAGGCCAGCGCCAGCACGCGCAGCCCGTCCGCCGCCAGCGCGTCGTTGCACCTCGCCAGCCGCTGCCGCTTCCGCGCGTCCAGCGGCCCTTTCGAGTCCCGTTCGCAGATGTCCAGCACCTGCTCGGGAGCTCCCTTCATGAAGGCCACCGCGCCATCGCCGGGCGCATGGTGGACGCTCACCACGTAGTGGATGGCCTCGGAGCGCTCGTGGAGGTGGCGGCGGGGAAAGGCGCGGCGCAGCGCGGCCCCGTCCAGCCCCGCGGCATGCGCGGCGGCCACCAGCGCCTTCTCCGTGGAGCTGCCGGACACCTCCAGCGTCTTGCCCCGGTGGTGGATGTCCACGTCGCTGTTGAGCAGTCCCAACGCCAGCGCCAGGGTGGGGGGATCCTCCAGCACGGCCTGGGGGCGCGGACGCAGCGAGGACAGCTCCAGGGGGCCATCCCCCAGGTCCAGCACCTCCAGCCGCATCTCGTTGCGAGTGAGGGTGCCCGTCTTGTCCGTGCAGATGATGGTGACGCCTCCAAGCGCTTCAGCGGCCGCCACGCGCCGCACCACCATGCCGCGCGCGTGCAGCCGCTGCATGGCGCGCAGCAGCGCCGCGGTCGCCACCAGGGGCAGGCCCTCGGGAAGCGCCGCCACGCCCAGCGCCACCGCGCCGCGCAGCACCTGGGGCCCGGAGCGGCCGTGGGCCAGGCCCGCCAGGGCGGACAGCGTCGCCGCGCCCACGGAGGCAGCCGCCACGCGCCGGTCCAACTGACCCATCTTGCGCGTCAGCGGCGTGGACGGCGCGGACTCCTGCGCCACCAGCTCCCGCACGCGCGCCATTTCCGTGTCCGCGCCCGTGGCCACCACCAGGGCGCGCCCACGTCCCGAGGCCACCGCGGTTCCCGCGAACAACATCGGCGTCCGCTCGGCCATCGGCGCCCGTTCATCCACCGGCGCGACCTGCTTGGGTTGCGGCTCGCTCTCGCCGGTGAGGGGCGCCTCGTCCGCGCAGAGCCGGTGCGCCTCCAGGACGCGCATGTCCGCGGGCAGCACGTCGCCCGCGCGCAGCAGCACCACGTCCCCGGGTACGAGTTCCGCCGCGGGCACCGTGAGGAGGACGCCGCCGCGCAGCACCTGCGCCTCACCCGCCTCCAGCTTCTGCCACGACGCGAGCAGCTCCTGGTTGCGGCGCTCGATGCGGTAGCCAATGCCCGCGTTGAGCCCCACCACCGTGAGGATGGCGGACGCCTCCAGCCCGTCTCCCGCGAGCGCAGACGCCCCCGCCGAACCCAGAAGCAGCATCGTGGGCACGGTGGCCAGCTGCGAGCCCATCATGGCCAGGCGCGAGCGCGGTGCCTCCTCTTGCATGACATTGGGGCCAAAGCGCTTGAGCCGCCGGGCCGCCTCCTCGGAAGCGAGGCCTTGATCCGTCCCGTCCAGCCGGGCCAGCACCGCGTCCACGGCCATCGCGTGCCACGGCTCCCGCGGTCCGCGCTGCACGCGTTGCGTCGGGCGGGCCTTGCTCGGAGTGGGGCTTGCTGCGGTCTGTGCGTCGGGCTCCTGGCGCAGCCGGGCCAGCAGCGGGGCCTGCGGCGCGTAGCGCACCAGCAGTCGTCCCGTGCGGGGTTCCGCGCTCACGTCCACGACGCCGGGCCAGGTGGCGAAGGTTCGCTCCATCCGCCTGCAGAGGGAGGTGTTCCACCGCAGGTTGGGGACCTCCAGGCGCAGCCTGCGCGCCGCTGTCGAGTGGCGCACCACCCTCGCGGTCGCGCACTGCCCATCCATGAGGAACACCATCATTCGCGACCCCCACCCGGGTTTCCGAACGTGGGGATGGCGGCCCTCCGGAACAACACGGCCAGGTGGGCCAGCGAAGGCCGTGGGGGTGACACCCGGTCCACCCTCAGGGCGGATGGGCCCGCGTTGGGGGCAGGGTCAACCGGAGGAGCGGCGGCGCCTGACGGCCTTGGGGGGCTCGGGGGGCCGGGCGAGGTGGAGCATCTGGTAGAGGCTCAGCCCGGAGCGCTGTCCACGCCGCGCTACAACCAGGCGACCACCGCGCTGAGCACGGGCGACATCCTGGTCGCGGGCGGCTACCTGAGCCCCAGCGTGCTCAACCCCTCGGTGGAGCTGTACCGCCCGTGACGTAACGGTGACTCACCGCCGCCTTCGACGGGGGGTGAGTCCTTGATGCGTCTGTTCCTCAGCCTCAAGAGGTCTGGCGCTCGAAGCACAGCCTGGCCGCTGGAGGTCGGCGGCCCTTGCATGCGCCGGGCCCCGTCCCGAGCTTGAGCCTTGAGCGTCAGAGGAGCTTCGCGATGGAACTCACACCCCAGGCCATGGCCATTCCCAAGTCGACGGAGCACCTGGAGAAGGGGAAGTACGGCCCCATCTTTCCAAAGACGCCCGCCTGCTACGGCTTCACCATCGTCGCCAACGTCAAGCCGGGGCGCGCCGAGACGCTGCGCGGCTACGGACAGCGATTGGCCGAATCCCTCAAGAAGGAACCCTACCTGCTGGCGCCGCTCAAGCTCCATTACCTGCGCTGGGTGCTCTTCGATAACGATACCCGGTTCATGTATCAGGGCATCTTCGACACCGATTTCGACAAATACACCGAAGACGCGGTCGTCATCTTCACGCGCTCCGGAATCAACACGGCCTTCGAGAACCTCGAGGGCTTCCCCATGGACTGGAAGACCAACACGCAGGCGTTCATCCAGTTCCTCCGGGACCACCAGTGCAACAGCTTCCTCGAATACGGCGAATACCCGTACTTCAGCAGCGATGAGATCAAGAAGGCCCTGAAGCTCAAGGCCGCGTTCACCGAGATGCTCGAGCAGATGCAATAGGACCGCAGCGAGAAGGGCCTGCCATGAGCAAGACGCCCGCACGGACGTACAACCAGGACCACGCGCCGAGGCGCTATTCGAAGGGGCACCGGCGCGTCAGTGTCTACACATCCTGGAGCTACCCCGGAGAAGCCAATCGGGAACCGACTGGAATGGACAACCGGTTCTCGACGATGACCGAGGTCCGCCGGGTGCTCTGGCCCACGTACGAGTCCCCGCAGTGGGCGGACCCGCGGAGGTTCCAGCAGGGAATCTCTGGCTCCCTGGAGCTCTTCTTCTGGGCCTGGGTGCGGTTCCAGAAGCTCGTCGAGGAGGTCACCGGATACGCGGTCCCCATGTTCCAGCGGGTGGACCAGGCGGGCTTCGCCTTGCCGCTCGACGAGCGGGTCCTCGCTGACGCCGACACGCTGCTGGTCTTCAGCCTGGACCACAACGTCACCGAGCAGGTGGCCACGCCGGAGGAGGTTGAAGCGGTCCGAGCATTCCTCGCGCGCGAAGGCACCTGTCTGGTGATGGGCCCCCACCATGACGTCGGGCACTCGGAGGACATGCAGGAGCGCGCCCTCGAATACGCGCACCATGGCGACGCGCTGGTGCCTCGCCAGCAGCGCTTTGGCAACTA comes from the Corallococcus exiguus genome and includes:
- a CDS encoding cation-translocating P-type ATPase — translated: MMVFLMDGQCATARVVRHSTAARRLRLEVPNLRWNTSLCRRMERTFATWPGVVDVSAEPRTGRLLVRYAPQAPLLARLRQEPDAQTAASPTPSKARPTQRVQRGPREPWHAMAVDAVLARLDGTDQGLASEEAARRLKRFGPNVMQEEAPRSRLAMMGSQLATVPTMLLLGSAGASALAGDGLEASAILTVVGLNAGIGYRIERRNQELLASWQKLEAGEAQVLRGGVLLTVPAAELVPGDVVLLRAGDVLPADMRVLEAHRLCADEAPLTGESEPQPKQVAPVDERAPMAERTPMLFAGTAVASGRGRALVVATGADTEMARVRELVAQESAPSTPLTRKMGQLDRRVAAASVGAATLSALAGLAHGRSGPQVLRGAVALGVAALPEGLPLVATAALLRAMQRLHARGMVVRRVAAAEALGGVTIICTDKTGTLTRNEMRLEVLDLGDGPLELSSLRPRPQAVLEDPPTLALALGLLNSDVDIHHRGKTLEVSGSSTEKALVAAAHAAGLDGAALRRAFPRRHLHERSEAIHYVVSVHHAPGDGAVAFMKGAPEQVLDICERDSKGPLDARKRQRLARCNDALAADGLRVLALAWRRLAGDEDPAPTEGYTFIGFVGLRDPLREGAAESVRQARGAGIRTVVLTGDQPRTAEAVARQVGLEGDTLTPHELAELLELSGEALADGLARTSVLARVTPEDKRKLVKALRAQGAIVAMAGDGINDAPALRAADVGVAVGVRSSDMARAVADVVMSSEDLRSIMSAVGEGRIVQDNLRRALRFLFATNLSEMTLVLGASLLGVREPLSPLQLLWINLLTDTLPGIALALEPGDPAILDRPPAPPGMPLLTRRAVRRVARDGALMAGFGALGMALGGPPLAFGMLTAVQLGYSAVCRAPREARRHVPADGEWRMYAFVGGATALHTAALTLPPLRRVLRLPAPTPLTFGGLAAGLFLPALVGATPAWGAQVVHRARRMTDTTSSLETPS